The following coding sequences are from one Chloracidobacterium sp. window:
- the ruvX gene encoding Holliday junction resolvase RuvX: protein MQELDTVNNVPIADISQVPPAGRLLSLDPGTKRIGVAICDELRVTTRPLDVITRTNWKSLLLSVKTIIAEFDAKALAIGLPLESDGTESEMSTYARDLARKFALSLDIPVVLQDERNTSYEAKSRLWSEGAAADTRAKVDSAAAAIILADLIDRLPPRPSNEPISSTK from the coding sequence GTGCAAGAATTAGATACAGTTAATAACGTCCCGATTGCAGACATTTCCCAAGTTCCGCCCGCCGGCCGCCTGCTCTCGCTCGATCCCGGCACCAAACGCATCGGAGTTGCCATATGCGACGAACTCCGCGTCACGACTCGGCCGCTCGACGTTATAACGCGAACCAATTGGAAAAGTTTACTTTTATCCGTCAAAACCATTATCGCGGAATTTGATGCTAAAGCACTGGCAATTGGTTTGCCGCTCGAATCCGACGGCACGGAAAGCGAAATGAGCACCTACGCCCGCGATTTAGCCCGCAAGTTCGCCCTCTCGCTCGATATTCCGGTCGTGCTACAGGACGAACGAAACACCTCATACGAAGCCAAATCACGCCTCTGGTCCGAAGGCGCCGCCGCCGACACCCGCGCCAAGGTCGATTCCGCCGCCGCCGCGATAATCCTCGCTGATCTGATCGACCGACTACCGCCAAGGCCGAGCAACGAGCCAATTTCTAGTACAAAGTAG
- a CDS encoding PDZ domain-containing protein, which translates to MSFRGKIWVLVLSGAIAIYAVIGGLPLVGSLLTTQAQQPVNDPGAQLRIVESVLQHIQNDYVDEPNMEKVRVGALRGLASGLDPYSSYLTPEQVKEYQAGTFASKAGIGAELSQVAGFVYIISAPTGSPAEKAGIKSGDVVEYIDSKATRDISLYDARQLLSGDAGSVVGLRVLRSGEKPQTIKVTRGSFKAPTAESRIESGKIGIIKVNSLDTGEAADIRSQLGSLTKQGAQKIILDLRGVAGGTLEEGAAVANLFIKDGDLAKVVGREGKVTRTITADPAKAAFAGEMAVLTSVGTAGAAEVVAAAVAERKRGEVIGERTFGSGTDQQLFTMSSGGGYLLTVAKWASPGGTPFFGDDRNSMGVKPSIEVKRPDTPEPLDVEDMVDKQKTDGQNPQATPTPAPKVKPAVTEDIQLKKALEVLGVKSQSAKSVG; encoded by the coding sequence ATGTCATTTCGCGGAAAGATCTGGGTTTTGGTGCTCTCGGGAGCGATCGCAATCTACGCGGTCATCGGTGGCTTGCCGCTCGTCGGCAGCCTTCTGACGACCCAGGCCCAACAACCGGTGAACGATCCCGGAGCCCAGTTACGGATCGTTGAGTCGGTGCTCCAGCATATTCAGAACGATTATGTGGACGAGCCGAATATGGAAAAGGTTCGTGTCGGAGCCCTTCGCGGGCTCGCCTCGGGACTCGATCCGTACTCGTCATATCTGACGCCAGAGCAGGTCAAGGAATATCAGGCCGGAACATTTGCCTCAAAGGCCGGGATCGGAGCCGAATTGTCTCAGGTCGCAGGTTTTGTTTATATCATCTCCGCACCAACCGGTTCGCCGGCAGAAAAAGCGGGTATTAAGTCGGGCGATGTGGTCGAGTATATCGACAGCAAGGCAACTCGCGACATATCACTATATGACGCACGGCAATTATTGTCGGGCGACGCAGGCTCAGTCGTCGGCCTCCGAGTGCTTCGCTCCGGCGAAAAGCCGCAGACGATCAAGGTCACTCGCGGAAGCTTCAAGGCTCCGACTGCCGAATCGCGTATCGAAAGCGGCAAGATCGGCATCATAAAGGTCAACAGCCTGGATACCGGCGAGGCCGCGGACATCCGCTCACAACTCGGTTCACTCACTAAGCAGGGTGCTCAAAAGATAATATTAGACCTTCGCGGCGTCGCGGGCGGCACACTTGAAGAAGGGGCGGCGGTCGCCAATCTCTTTATCAAAGACGGTGATCTGGCAAAGGTCGTTGGCCGCGAGGGCAAGGTCACACGGACAATTACCGCTGATCCGGCAAAAGCAGCGTTCGCAGGCGAAATGGCTGTTTTGACAAGTGTTGGGACTGCCGGAGCAGCGGAGGTTGTGGCCGCCGCAGTGGCCGAGCGTAAGCGCGGCGAGGTGATCGGCGAGCGTACTTTCGGGTCGGGCACCGACCAGCAGCTGTTTACGATGTCGAGCGGCGGTGGATACCTTCTGACCGTAGCAAAATGGGCATCGCCGGGCGGAACACCTTTCTTCGGTGACGATCGAAATTCGATGGGCGTTAAACCGTCGATCGAGGTCAAGCGTCCTGACACGCCGGAACCGCTGGATGTCGAAGATATGGTCGATAAGCAAAAGACTGACGGGCAGAACCCGCAAGCGACGCCGACTCCGGCCCCGAAGGTGAAACCTGCGGTGACCGAGGACATTCAACTCAAGAAGGCTCTAGAGGTATTGGGCGTTAAATCGCAGTCCGCAAAGTCGGTCGGCTAA
- a CDS encoding GNAT family N-acetyltransferase, producing the protein MNETMISIRPFCEEDLGEWFRLRQLLWDETDQEDHQREMMDILDHRDTQFVVVADNGHGQLAGFLEASIRPFVEDCESENVGYLEGWYVDKAYRRLGVGSRLVELAEKWARQRGCTEMASDAEIDNGPSLAAHDRLGYKETSRLVHLRKNLD; encoded by the coding sequence ATGAACGAAACAATGATCAGCATTCGTCCGTTTTGCGAAGAGGACCTCGGGGAGTGGTTTCGGCTGCGCCAATTGCTGTGGGACGAAACCGATCAGGAAGATCATCAGCGTGAAATGATGGATATCCTCGATCACAGGGATACGCAGTTTGTCGTCGTTGCCGATAATGGGCACGGTCAACTCGCCGGATTCCTCGAGGCGAGTATTCGTCCGTTTGTCGAAGATTGTGAGAGCGAAAACGTCGGATACCTCGAGGGATGGTACGTTGATAAAGCGTATCGCCGACTCGGTGTTGGTTCACGCCTCGTCGAACTTGCCGAAAAATGGGCTCGTCAAAGGGGCTGCACTGAAATGGCATCCGACGCCGAAATTGATAACGGCCCGAGCCTCGCTGCCCACGATCGCCTCGGCTACAAGGAAACATCGCGGCTTGTGCACCTCCGCAAAAATCTGGATTGA